From Triticum aestivum cultivar Chinese Spring chromosome 4A, IWGSC CS RefSeq v2.1, whole genome shotgun sequence, a single genomic window includes:
- the LOC123085222 gene encoding protein Barley B recombinant: protein MDDDGSLSIRNWGFYETMKGNLGLQLMPSVAGGHRDTKPLLPNGTFLQHHNALHHPPHSHHPRDYGNGEPSGGMPTEPPAIHMDFVRNEAWMHPSQHQHQQQHQHHHQNQHQQQHQHQHQHSREQKVLHAVPLGPAGHIGHPGHAVHHHPTGFGMMPDARGAHTLQMMQPQEPPVPEEEKIAPPLVEEHSVVGSKPPVKKRQQGRQPKLPKPKKPKKVATPGEDGAPKARAPRSRGPLKPVEMVINGIDFDISRIPTPVCSCTGAPQQCYRWGAGGWQSACCTTSISTYPLPMNTKRRGARIAGRKMSQGAFKKVLEKLAGEGYNLNNPIDLKTFWAKHGTNKFVTIR, encoded by the coding sequence ATGGACGACGACGGCAGCTTGAGCATTCGGAATTGGGGCTTCTATGAGACGATGAAAGGCAACCTCGGCCTGCAGCTGATGCCATCTGTGGCCGGCGGCCACCGGGACACTAAGCCGCTGCTCCCCAACGGCACCTTCTTGCAGCACCACAACGCCCTGCACCACCCGCCACATTCACATCACCCCCGCGACTATGGTAACGGCGAACCCTCTGGTGGCATGCCCACCGAGCCGCCGGCTATTCACATGGATTTTGTGCGCAATGAGGCCTGGATGCACCCCTCGCAGCATCAGCATCAGCAGCAGCACCAGCACCATCACCAGAACCAACATCAACAGCAGCATCAGCATCAGCATCAACATTCCCGTGAGCAGAAGGTCCTTCATGCTGTTCCTCTTGGGCCTGCTGGACATATTGGACATCCTGGACATGCTGTGCATCACCACCCTACAGGTTTTGGGATGATGCCAGATGCGCGTGGTGCGCACACTCTCCAGATGATGCAGCCACAGGAGCCTCCTGTGCCCGAGGAGGAAAAAATTGCCCCACCGTTGGTTGAAGAGCATTCTGTGGTAGGAAGCAAGCCTCCGGTAAAGAAGAGGCAGCAAGGTCGTCAGCCTAAGTTGCCGAAGCCGAAGAAGCCTAAGAAGGTTGCTACTCCAGGGGAAGATGGGGCACCCAAGGCCCGTGCACCCCGAAGCAGGGGTCCTCTTAAGCCTGTGGAAATGGTAATTAATGGTATTGATTTTGACATTTCAAGGATACCAACACCTGTGTGCTCATGCACTGGAGCTCCCCAGCAATGCTACCGGTGGGGTGCAGGTGGCTGGCAGTCTGCATGCTGCACAACTTCTATTTCGACATACCCGCTGCCAATGAACACAAAGCGCCGGGGCGCACGTATTGCTGGAAGGAAGATGAGCCAAGGTGCATTCAAAAAGGTTCTTGAGAAGCTAGCTGGTGAAGGGTACAACCTTAATAATCCAATTGACTTGAAGACCTTCTGGGCCAAGCATGGCACAAACAAGTTTGTAACAATCAGGTAA